TGACGCGATCGTCAAAGAGACGTGTGTTATACACCATACCCCAATCCGAGATTCTGTTACGGACAACGAGAAACGTTGCTAAAAGTAGAATACGGTGATTAATTACCTACACGTGGAAAATGAAAAGAGGCGTATGCAAAAGGAGTCTTCAATATGGAATTATTGGACAGACgttgaatttaaaactgtgTTAGACGCAGACTTCTGCGGATAGACGCAATAAAGACATTATTAGAATATCATCAGACGACTTTGAAAGAATAAAAGGTGaacagtaggtataggtacacatatctattatcaaaccacgttaaataaaataaaattattatctaacagTCAGGTATACATATGAATCAAGTGATAATAGTCAACGatttaagaaatgtaaaatacgGGCAGTATCAACGTCATGAAACTGCTATGCAAAGTTTACTTGAGAAGCAATCTCTTGACGCGATCGTCAAAGAGACGTGTGTTATACACCATACCCCAATCCGAGATTCTGTTACGGACAACGAGAAACGTTGCTAAAAGTAGAATACGGTGATTAATTACCTACACGTGGAAAATGAAAAGAGGCGTATGCAAAAGGAGTCTTCAATATGGAATTATTGGACAGACgttgaatttaaaactgtgTTAGACGCAGACTTCTTCGGCTAGACGCAATAAAgacattattagaatataatcaGACGGCTCTGGaagaattaaaaagttaacagtAGGTAGAGATTAAAGGTGCACATATCTATTATCATACGACGctacataatttacaattaaattataatctaacaGTCAGGACTATACATATGAATCATGTGATATTAGTCAACGATTTGAGAAATGTAAACTACGGTTAGTATCAATGACATGAAACTGCGATGCAATGTGTAATTgatgttaatgaaaaaatgagtAAAGAGTACTAGAATGAAGTACGTGGTTTGCTGTTAAAGTATGAGAATACATTTAAAGATCATAtgattagaattaaaaatcttataaaagataaagaaCTTCTActacttaataaaatcatgaatagaatttatattgaataaataataaccaactGTATAATACCAATGAATCATAAAACAGAATAAAGTAATCTCATTAATCTCAATCAAGTATTTTTAGTACCTGAGAGCTTTAATGATATTTccagattcaaatttaactcctataatataaaagtgatTCACATGGCacttaatgtacagcagagcggtacttttttttttttacattttcttaattttcagggcatttttcacaagttattcataaaatatacgaaaattGTTGCATTTAACAAGAAACTTTCTGCAATTTGCCAACAatacaaatagtatattttacaacacGACAAGTTATCGTTGATAACAACTCTTTCATAGCTAGACCTGGAATAGTATTACCGAGTTAGTAACCAAATAGTACGTTCAgaactaaacaaataataaaaattatagttattaacaatactataaaaacaaaaaagaaatataaaattttttttccaattttaagctgtaataaatataatttaaatgcattttaatagtatattttttttgttttataagtcatttttgcatattattttttaagggcatttttgagattttttaaatCCCAGCactaatcattattcattactattataatttctgtGTCGGATTAttgagatataaatattaataataatttcctaattaaatttatttaaacacatcaaatattaaagaaatattttttattttataattcattaaacattGTCTTCACTAACTTTCCAATTGTttgataaactttttttcttcttaattGGCTTTAAGTTATTACTCTTAACACCATTCACTGGTAATTTTCGTTTATTGTTGTGAACATCATTCATtggcaatttatttttgatattttgtgtcTTATTAGGAATACTTATGCCAATAATAGTGTCATCTTTTACTTCTACAGCTTCTTCGTCAGATTCATCCTTTACCGTCTTGgattttctgtaaaaataaaaattggttaattatattcatataatcttACAAATCAAAgtcatattttagaattaaattaaggaattataatataacagtaaaaGATACCAATCAGTTTTagcattttaagttcaaatattgacaaaaattcgtcaaaatcatgaatatttgcaaattattttgtaactataattcataaaaaattttatataagcaTCTAagtgttgaaaatttaatacaagattttctataagtttaGGCAgcttagcttacaataattataaaagaagttaaattttggtgtattcaagccattaaaacattaaccacctttttcaccaaccattggaaattatatcctaggctaacAAATCATGTTTGTTCAGAaccgtttttcgtatacaatgatacctatcattgccatgatattcaaatttaacactcctataatatataatagtgatccatacggcaccaaATACACAGCAGAgaggtacccacttgcccgctttttaaataaaagaattaacttatttgttaataaaataatgttataacaacatctaacataattaatactttattttattatttaccttaaggaattattacaaatacaagTAATTCTGCAGTCTAAAAACAATGAACAACTTTCGATAGGTTTCTTATTATCATTGAGTTCCCATACAGTAACATGGCCATCACTCAATGCTGTCACAAGTCTATTATCAACTTTGATAGCACATTTTACTCTAGATTCTCCAATTTTAATTTcccaaatactttttttatgaataatattataacaattcagTGTACCATTTTCTGAGCCGTAGCATACCAAATGTTCCTGcaataaagaattaattatgattaattaggATTACTAGcaacatacaaattaattaaatataataattgtcaccTACCGTTATAAATGTGACGCcatgtattttatgattgtttTCGATTGTACAAGCAATACCTGCAGTTTctacattaaaaatcattaacttgGTATTTAAAGGTAGTCCATAATACTGTCCAGCTGGAGACCAtatgatattatcaaaaaagtaataagCACTCatactaataaacaaaaataaataagtcgattgataacaaaataatctgCAAGATGTGCACTTACCTAGATTGATTAGTAGTGTATGCAGGTCTACCTTTTACTAAATTCCACGTTCTTAGAGTTTTATCTTTTCCAACGGATAACGCTAATTTCCCACTAGGATGAACTGCTAGGAAAGAAACGGCtgtaacaattaacaaaacatgaacattaataagtatattgtagGGAACAAATCTATCTAGTTTAACATCTTTTAGAGTTAGCAACCTACTCTACgtgtattactataattagtgACTgaacattaatatacatatattataacttaacaaAACTATCTTGGGTAGGTgacagaatataaaaaaattgtattttatactattttttttaaacattaaaatacatacaaatatacagaaaaaaatctgATATTCGTATCTTACAAaggtttccaaaaaaaaaacccaaaaccTATTCTGATTTTAGTGAAAATTACGAAATTAGCATAATTTTTTCAGCATTATTaacaaactaattaatttcgaagaaaaacttttgataccataatttttaaaactgaaatacacaggtttcaaaaaaaataaaaaaattcaaaatttgaaaagatactaaactaaatttattctatttaggtattaagtttaaaagtcATACCTAAATTGATATATGCTATTGCTTTAGAATTTAATCACCAGCCTACCTGATCCTTTATGAGCTTTAtcccataattttttaagcttCCATGTGCCAGTCTCAAACATTGCTATTGAACCATCCTCACTAGTACTGATTAAATGTGACTCATCAGGTGTGAACGCTAAAGATGTTACTGTGCCACTATGTTGTAGTATTGTGTGTATGTGACATCGcctgatcatattatatatctctATAGTCTCATCTGTACTACTTGATGCCATATACTTGGAAGAACACGAAACTGAACGGATACTAGCTTGATGAACATGATCATTAAATGATTGCACCAGTTCTAGATCTTTAGATTGCTgcaataagataaaataatcaatttataatttatgtacaactTGTACAAGAATTAAGCATAACTGCATTAAAATGACTAAAGAGAATATTTACTTGGCTTTTGAAACGACATTTTACACCAATCACAAATGATTCATAAGTTCCaagaataatttcaaaaatatccataactaagttaatattaaaatttcaaaatgtcaatgcataaaacaaaaattgtaaaattaaaaacgaactTAAAGAAAACcacgttttaaaatgtagcATTGTAGCAATGTAGCATGTTCATGCCATGATATCAagattcgtgataatatagtaACCCTGATAGTCGTGCTGATCTCCCAATTTTGACGTATGTTCTGTTACCAACTTcacgaatataaataatagtagtcGTTGAATCATGCTTTAAGAAGTTGGGAAATCACAAAACTGAAAACATTAACTATTAAGACAGGCGTCCGTACACCGGAGAGCGAAAACACGGGAGTTCGTTTtgtagttttgtttatttgaaacaGTTTCTCACTTTAACTTATAATGGCCGACGTTTTAGACTTGAACGCTGAAGACTTCGTGGAAGAAGATGacggtaatataaaatatgtatttatatgttatttatccTTAGTAACTTTGAAAACATACAAGATAGACAAgtattgtatgttatttatttacccgATGAtatgattgatattaataggaataaaaattacatgatCGACTTTTACGgcatataatgattaaattaactcagaaattaactatttaaataattaaatgaataatgtttataataataaaaaaaacttgttttaaGTTTGTTCACAATTAGGTACTACAACCttgaaatactaaaatattttcatactattagctaatttaaattattatattgatgttcataataatttttcattgaacAATATAAGAGCAACAAAGAACAACATTTTTGGGAAGCTAAAACCCTCGTATTTTCTCCATATTGATATGTGTGGATATGTCACCTACACTCTTCTACCCAGTTGGTACCTTTATTAATggcttgtaataaatatatatatatagtcgaGTCTCGATAACTCAAATTTCTTTTTGTCCTTATGAAATACGTATACACTCAATGCAATATTTGTAACtcgaaaaatacataagtcGAATTAACTTTTACCTTCCTTGAAATTTGAGTTATCTAGACCggactataattttaattcaatatgatttttcaaGCATACCTACATCTCGCATTTTCccattaattatgtatttgttc
The DNA window shown above is from Aphis gossypii isolate Hap1 chromosome 2, ASM2018417v2, whole genome shotgun sequence and carries:
- the LOC114125807 gene encoding p21-activated protein kinase-interacting protein 1-like codes for the protein MDIFEIILGTYESFVIGVKCRFKSQQSKDLELVQSFNDHVHQASIRSVSCSSKYMASSSTDETIEIYNMIRRCHIHTILQHSGTVTSLAFTPDESHLISTSEDGSIAMFETGTWKLKKLWDKAHKGSAVSFLAVHPSGKLALSVGKDKTLRTWNLVKGRPAYTTNQSSMSAYYFFDNIIWSPAGQYYGLPLNTKLMIFNVETAGIACTIENNHKIHGVTFITEHLVCYGSENGTLNCYNIIHKKSIWEIKIGESRVKCAIKVDNRLVTALSDGHVTVWELNDNKKPIESCSLFLDCRITCICNNSLRKSKTVKDESDEEAVEVKDDTIIGISIPNKTQNIKNKLPMNDVHNNKRKLPVNGVKSNNLKPIKKKKSLSNNWKVSEDNV